The Chitinophaga caeni genome segment AACGGGATTTATCTCCTCAATACATCGCTCCGACGATACCGCCCAGTTACGATTTTTCTTCGTTAACGAAAAAAGCCGGGGTAGCGGGCTGGGAAAATATTTAATGGAATTGTGGGTATCCAATTTCAGAAGCCGTCCTTACAAGGAGGCCTATTTATGGACTACCCGCGAGCAATTAGCGGCTATCGCCCTGTATAAAAAATTTGGTTTTCAATTGGTGGAAGAAGCGCCGAGCGAACATTTAGGTAAGGCCCTGGTCGAACAAAAATACGTTTTGACAAAATAGTGAGATCATTTTAGGAATATCCCCCCCTTCTTATCATACGGAATATTATTTTTATCTTCACATTATCATGAAATGGCTCGCTTTTTTATGCCTGGG includes the following:
- a CDS encoding GNAT family N-acetyltransferase encodes the protein MNLPDISIRTNLLPGDAGLILYQHGLLYSREFKYDFKFESYVAGGLQDLLMHFNPGKDAVWLAFRGQDLTGFISSIHRSDDTAQLRFFFVNEKSRGSGLGKYLMELWVSNFRSRPYKEAYLWTTREQLAAIALYKKFGFQLVEEAPSEHLGKALVEQKYVLTK